The Bacillus zhangzhouensis region CAATTACCGTATCGTTTTCTTTCACATAGCGCTCAAGCGCTTGAATACAAAGGACGGTTGTCGGATGCGTACCTGTTCCAAATGCCATTCCAGGGTCCATTTCAATAATCAGTTCATCTGAATGAACCGGTGTATATTCTTCCCACGTTGGAACGATGGTGAATTTTTCAGAGATTTTCACAGGATGATAGTATTTCTTCCATGCGGTGGCCCATTCTTCTTCATTCACTTCACAAATTGACAGCGTATTTCGTCCAAGGTCAATATCGTATAGAAGAAGATTGTTGATGGCTTCTTTGATCTCATCTACCGTCTCCATCAAAAAACTGTTCATTGGAAGATAAGCTTTGACAATGACACCTTCTTCCGGATAGTCATTCGGATCGAGCTGGTAGATCTCACCGTATACATTTTCACGTTCCTTGACTAAATCAAGCGGGTCCTCAATCACGACACCACTTGCACCTGCTTCATGCAAAATATTGGTGATCGGTTCCACCGCTTCATTTGTTGTATGGACGCTAATTTCTGACCACTTCAATACTACCAACTCCTTATCCGTCTTACTCGCCTTTAAATGCGCGTTTTACCTTATCGAAAAAACTCATCTCTTGTTCGTCCGGTTTATTTCCGCTCACTTCAGCAAATTTTCTAATGATATCTTTTTGATTGTCTGTTAAATTTGTCGGTGTGACGACACGTACAACAATATGCTGATCGCCTTGGCCGTAGCCGCGTACATTTTTCACACCTTTTCCTTTAAGTCTAAACTTCGTGCCAGTTTGTGTGCCAGCAGGAACTTTCAATTTGACTTTACCATGTAAAGTCGGCACTTCAATTTCATCACCTAATGCAGCCTGCGCAAAGGTGAGCGGCATTTCGCAGTAGATGTCATCTCCATCACGTTCGAAGAATTCATGCGGACGCACATGGAATACAACAAATAGATCGCCTGGAGGTCCTCCATTCACACCTGGTTCCCCTTGACCAGACACTCTGAGCTGCTGACCATCGTCAACACCCGCTGGGATCGTCACATTGATTTTCTTACGCTTACGCACTTTGCCAGATCCGCCGCATGTAGAACATTTGTGATCGATTTGTTTTCCTGTTCCGCTGCAGTAGTTACATACTCTGCGGTTAACCACTTTACCAAATGGGGTTGACTGCTCAACGTTTAATTGACCAGATCCGCCGCAATGTGAACAGGTTTTCGCCTGCGTCCCAGGCTTTGCACCTGATCCATGGCATGTTTCACAAGATTCTTCACGAGGGATTTCAATGGTTGCTTCTTTTCCAAATGCCGCTTCTTCAAATGAAAGCGTCATTGTATATTGCAGGTCCGCTCCTTGGCGCGGTGCATTTGGATCTCTTCTTCTGGCCCCGCCGCCAAAAATACTAGAGAAGATATCATCAAAGCCGCCGAAGCCGCCAAAGTCTTCTCCCCCGCTAAAACCGCCGCCGCCAAAGCCTTGATTTGGATCGGTATGACCGAACTGGTCATACTGGGAACGTTTTTGATCATCAGAAAGGGTTTCATAGGCTTCTTTTATTTCTTTGAATTTCTCATCTGAGCCAGCTTCTTTATTAATATCAGGGTGATACTTTTTTGAAAGCTTGCGGTATGCCTTTTTGATTTCGTCCTTTGAGGCGCTCTTACTTACGCCAAGCACTTCATAGTAATCACGCTTACTCATCTCTTCACACTCCCGATTTTCTCACATAAATACGATTGTATCATTTTGATTTAACCTTTTTCAATTCCTTTCATCGTTGAAAAGAAAAAAAGTCAAAGCCAAGAGATCCTGACTTTGACTTTCTGACGAGTACGTTTCAGCAGTCTTTTTCAAAAGTAAAAGTGATTATTTTTTCTCTTGATCGTCGTTTACTTCTTCGTATTCTGCATCCACTACATTGTCATCTGCTTTTTGAGCACCTTCAGCGCCTTCTTGCTGAGCTTGTGCTTGTTTTGCAGCTTCTTCATAGAGCTTTGTCGTTAGTTCTTGAACGATTGTTTGCAGCTCATCTTTTTTCGCTTTGATGTCTTCAAACTCGCCTTTTTCGATCGCAGCTTTTAGGGCATCTTTCGCGTCATTTGCTTTTTTCACTTGCTCTTCATCGATTTTTCCTTCTAGATCTTTTAATGTTTTTTCAGTTGTAAACACTAATTGATCTGCTTCATTGCGCACTTCGATTTCTTCTTTTTTCTTCGCATCTGCTTCAGCATTTTCTTCTGCTTCTTTTATCATTTTTTCGATCTCATCATCAGAAAGACCTGAAGAAGATTTGATTGTGATGTTTTGTTCTTTGCCTGTACCCATATCTTTCGCACGTACGTTGACAATACCGTTTTTATCAATATCAAAAGATACTTCAATTTGCGGTACGCCGCGTGGTGCTGGCGGGATATCAGTCAATTGGAAGCGGCCTAATGTTTTGTTATCAGCAGCCATTGGGCGCTCACCTTGCAGGACATGGATATCTACAGCTGTTTGGTTATCAGCAGCCGTTGAGAATACTTGAGATTTACTTGTTGGAATTGTTGTATTACGTTCAATCAGCTTCGTGAATACGCCGCCCATTGTTTCAATTCCTAAAGAAAGTGGTGTTACGTCAAGAAGAACAACGTCTTTGACATCTCCTGTGATCACTCCACCTTGGATCGCCGCACCAAGTGCAACTACTTCATCAGGGTTTACACCTTTATGAGGCTCTTTGCCTATTTCTTTTTTGATTGCTTCTTGTACGGCAGGAATACGAGTTGATCCACCTACAAGGATGACTTTATCAATCTCACTAGCAGATAAACCGGCATCTTTCAGTGCTTGGCGTACAGGTGTCATTGTACGCTCTACAAGTTCTGCAGAAAGCTCTTCGAATTTAGCACGCGTTAATGTTAATTCAAGGTGAAGAGGTCCTGCTTCTCCAGCTGTGATAAATGGTAGTGAGATTTGAGTAGAAGATACACCAGAAAGATCTTTTTTCGCTTTTTCAGCAGCATCTTTTAAACGCTGAAGCGCCATTTTATCTTTAGAAAGATCAATGCCATTTTCTTTTTTGAATTCAGCCACTAGGTGATCAATGATGACTTGGTCAAAATCGTCTCCACCTAGACGGTTGTCCCCAGCGGTTGAGCGCACTTCGAAGACACCGTCTCCAAGCTCAAGGATCGATACGTCAAATGTACCGCCGCCAAGATCGTATACAAGAATGGTTTGATCTTCTTCTGTTTTATCTAAACCATATGCAAGTGCAGCTGCTGTTGGTTCGTTGATGATACGTTCTACTTCAAGACCAGCAATTTTACCAGCATCTTTCGTTGCTTGACGTTCTGCATCGTTGAAGTAAGCAGGAACTGTGATAACAGCTTTTGTTACTTCTTCGCCAAGATAGCTTTCAGCGTAAGATTTAAGGTGCTGAAGAATAATCGCAGAAATTTCCTGCGGTGTATATTTCTTGCCTTCAACTTCTACCTTATAATCAGTACCCATATGTCTTTTAATAGACATGATCGTGTTCGGGTTTGTAATTGATTGACGTTTTGCTACTTCACCCACTTGGCGCTCTCCGTTTTTAAAAGCAACAACAGATGGTGTTGTACGTGCTCCTTCAGCGTTTGCAATGACTTTTGGCTCCCCGCCTTCAAGTACTGCAACACATGAGTTTGTTGTTCCTAAGTCAATCCCAATGATCTTACTCATATTCGATGACCTCCCATTATGTAGTTATTGATTTACTTTTACCATTGATGGACGAATAACTCGATCTTTGAGTTTATAGCCCTTTTGCAATTCTTCTACAACGATATTTGAATCGTAGTTTTCATCTTCAACTTGCATGACGGCTTGATGAAGGTTTGGATCGAATTCTTTGCCGACAGCTTCAATTGGTTCAACGCCTTCATTTTTCAACGCTTCTACCAGCTGGCGGTAAACCATTTGCATTCCTTCTAACAAACTTTTCGTCTGCTCATTGTCTGGATCAATTCCAAGCGCTCTTTCAAAGTTATCAAGAGCTGGGAGAAGATCGCTGACAACATGTTGAGAACGATATTTTTGCACGGTCTCCACTTCAGTTCGAGCACGGCGTTTATAGTTTTCAAAATCTGCTTGAACACGCAGAATTTTGTTTTCTTTTTCATCTAGAAGCTGCTGCAATTCATCAATTTTTTCTTGGAAGGCAGACTGTTCATCAGGTGTTACTTCCTCAGTATCTGCTTGAACTGCTTCTTCTTGTGCTTCAACCTCTGCTTCTTGCTCAGGTGTCTTTTTTTCTTCTGACATTGTGTTCACCTCCCTCAAAAGATTCAACATACGAGGGACTGTGCCCCCCCTATCTTTTATCACCCTACTCATCATACAAATTGGAAAGTGCGTTTGACAAGTCTTTTGATACATGATGCAAGAGACTGACAACCCTGCTATAATCCATACGGGTTGGACCGATAACGGCAATGGAGCCAAGTGATTTTTGATCAATCGAATAAGTGGCTGTGATTAAGCTGCAATTCTCCATCGCTTCCAAATTGTTTTCTGAACCGATTTTAATGGTGATTCCTTGCTGATTTGGATGAAACAGCTGCATGACATCATTCTTTTGTTCAATAAGCATCATGAGTGAACGTATGCGGTCAATGTCATGAAACTCTGGCTGATTCAACATATTAATCTTTCCGCCAAAGAAAAGTTTTGATTCATTTTGAGTTGATGTAAATGTATTGCCGAGCGCATCTAAAATATGTTCATAATCTTTTAAATGCGTGCGAAGAAGCATCACAACTTCTTTATACATTCTGTCCTTCAGCTGATCCATCGGGACTCCGGCTAGGCGGCTGTTTAAAATATTCATCAGCTTCTCAATATCAGAGACATCGAGATGCTCAGAGAAGGTAATGGTTTTGTTTTCAACATGTCCACTGTCTGTAATCATGATCGCCACTGCTTTGTTTGGCTGAACAGGGACAAGCTGAATTTGCTTTAATCGATTTTCACTTAGCTTTGGACCAAGCACAATCGATGTATAGTTTGTGAGATCTGATAAAATTTCCGCCGATTTTTGAACTGTCTTTTCCAGCTCAAAAATTTTCTCCTGAAAGGCCGACTGGATGAGCACAAGCTCTTTAGACGACAGTTTTCGCGGAGAGAGCAAATGATCTACATAATAACGATATCCTTTTTCGGAAGGAATTCTTCCTGATGAAGAATGGGTTTTTTCAATAAAACCAAGTTCCTCCAAATCAGCCATTTCGTTTCTAATTGTCGCAGAGCTGAATGTAATGTCTTCTTTTTTAGAAAGAGTCCTTGATCCAACTGGCTGCGCCGAACGAATAAAGTCATTAATGATGACTTGCAGAATCAAAAGCTGACGATTTGTTAACATCATCATCACCCCTGTTAGCACTCTCTTTCAACGAGTGCTAATTGTATAAACAAAATTACCAAACTCAAATTAAAATGTCAATTATAACTCACCGAGAAACGCTTGAAATACTTCATTCCCTAACAATTTTCCTTTTCTTGTTAAACGAATCCCCATGTCATCTTTTACAATGAGGCCTTTTTCTTCTAATTCTTCAAGAACAGTGGAAAAAAGTGCTTCTGGTGCAGCACCATATTTTGTTTGGAAATCAATGCTTTTCACCCCTTCGATCTTTCGAAGACCTAAAAACATTTCTTCTTCTATCTGCTCTGCTTTTGTGACCTGATGTGTTTCCTTATACGGGAACCCTGTTTGGCCAATCAGCTCCAAATAATGCTTCACCGGCCCTGCGTTCACATTTCGGATGCCATCTACATACCCGTGTGCGCCTGCACCAAAACCGAAGTAATCTTCATTGCTCCAATAAGTCAGGTTATGCTGGCTTTCAAAGCCTGGTTTGGCGTAATTGCTAATTTCGTACTGCTTTAATCCATGGCTCTCCATTTCATCCATCACAAGCTCATACATTTCAGCCTCACGTTCTTGCGTTGGTAAATGAAGTTTTCCTTTTTGCATTAAGTTGTAAAAAACGGTTTTCGGCTCCACAATGAGTGAGTAAACCGAATAAT contains the following coding sequences:
- the prmA gene encoding 50S ribosomal protein L11 methyltransferase; protein product: MKWSEISVHTTNEAVEPITNILHEAGASGVVIEDPLDLVKERENVYGEIYQLDPNDYPEEGVIVKAYLPMNSFLMETVDEIKEAINNLLLYDIDLGRNTLSICEVNEEEWATAWKKYYHPVKISEKFTIVPTWEEYTPVHSDELIIEMDPGMAFGTGTHPTTVLCIQALERYVKENDTVIDVGTGSGILSVAAAMLGAKEIHAFDLDTVAVESAKQNIELNGVSDQVAVKQNNLLDGISGERDVIVANILAEVILRFTDQAYDLLKKGGYFITSGIIGQKKLQVKTALEEAGFDIVEVLSMEDWVSIIAKK
- the dnaJ gene encoding molecular chaperone DnaJ → MSKRDYYEVLGVSKSASKDEIKKAYRKLSKKYHPDINKEAGSDEKFKEIKEAYETLSDDQKRSQYDQFGHTDPNQGFGGGGFSGGEDFGGFGGFDDIFSSIFGGGARRRDPNAPRQGADLQYTMTLSFEEAAFGKEATIEIPREESCETCHGSGAKPGTQAKTCSHCGGSGQLNVEQSTPFGKVVNRRVCNYCSGTGKQIDHKCSTCGGSGKVRKRKKINVTIPAGVDDGQQLRVSGQGEPGVNGGPPGDLFVVFHVRPHEFFERDGDDIYCEMPLTFAQAALGDEIEVPTLHGKVKLKVPAGTQTGTKFRLKGKGVKNVRGYGQGDQHIVVRVVTPTNLTDNQKDIIRKFAEVSGNKPDEQEMSFFDKVKRAFKGE
- the dnaK gene encoding molecular chaperone DnaK, which translates into the protein MSKIIGIDLGTTNSCVAVLEGGEPKVIANAEGARTTPSVVAFKNGERQVGEVAKRQSITNPNTIMSIKRHMGTDYKVEVEGKKYTPQEISAIILQHLKSYAESYLGEEVTKAVITVPAYFNDAERQATKDAGKIAGLEVERIINEPTAAALAYGLDKTEEDQTILVYDLGGGTFDVSILELGDGVFEVRSTAGDNRLGGDDFDQVIIDHLVAEFKKENGIDLSKDKMALQRLKDAAEKAKKDLSGVSSTQISLPFITAGEAGPLHLELTLTRAKFEELSAELVERTMTPVRQALKDAGLSASEIDKVILVGGSTRIPAVQEAIKKEIGKEPHKGVNPDEVVALGAAIQGGVITGDVKDVVLLDVTPLSLGIETMGGVFTKLIERNTTIPTSKSQVFSTAADNQTAVDIHVLQGERPMAADNKTLGRFQLTDIPPAPRGVPQIEVSFDIDKNGIVNVRAKDMGTGKEQNITIKSSSGLSDDEIEKMIKEAEENAEADAKKKEEIEVRNEADQLVFTTEKTLKDLEGKIDEEQVKKANDAKDALKAAIEKGEFEDIKAKKDELQTIVQELTTKLYEEAAKQAQAQQEGAEGAQKADDNVVDAEYEEVNDDQEKK
- the grpE gene encoding nucleotide exchange factor GrpE codes for the protein MSEEKKTPEQEAEVEAQEEAVQADTEEVTPDEQSAFQEKIDELQQLLDEKENKILRVQADFENYKRRARTEVETVQKYRSQHVVSDLLPALDNFERALGIDPDNEQTKSLLEGMQMVYRQLVEALKNEGVEPIEAVGKEFDPNLHQAVMQVEDENYDSNIVVEELQKGYKLKDRVIRPSMVKVNQ
- the hrcA gene encoding heat-inducible transcriptional repressor HrcA — its product is MLTNRQLLILQVIINDFIRSAQPVGSRTLSKKEDITFSSATIRNEMADLEELGFIEKTHSSSGRIPSEKGYRYYVDHLLSPRKLSSKELVLIQSAFQEKIFELEKTVQKSAEILSDLTNYTSIVLGPKLSENRLKQIQLVPVQPNKAVAIMITDSGHVENKTITFSEHLDVSDIEKLMNILNSRLAGVPMDQLKDRMYKEVVMLLRTHLKDYEHILDALGNTFTSTQNESKLFFGGKINMLNQPEFHDIDRIRSLMMLIEQKNDVMQLFHPNQQGITIKIGSENNLEAMENCSLITATYSIDQKSLGSIAVIGPTRMDYSRVVSLLHHVSKDLSNALSNLYDE
- the hemW gene encoding radical SAM family heme chaperone HemW codes for the protein MKAAYIHIPFCEHICHYCDFNKFFIKTQPVDEYLAALEKEMQHTIEQKGEQELKTIFIGGGTPTSLTVSQLDKLMNSIHRILKPTKNLIEFAVEANPDELSLEKLHVLKAAGVNRLSFGVQTFEDDLLKKIGRVHQKKDVLTSFERARAVGFDNISLDLMFGLPHQEKHHVMNSLETAFSLGAEHYSVYSLIVEPKTVFYNLMQKGKLHLPTQEREAEMYELVMDEMESHGLKQYEISNYAKPGFESQHNLTYWSNEDYFGFGAGAHGYVDGIRNVNAGPVKHYLELIGQTGFPYKETHQVTKAEQIEEEMFLGLRKIEGVKSIDFQTKYGAAPEALFSTVLEELEEKGLIVKDDMGIRLTRKGKLLGNEVFQAFLGEL